In Kitasatospora sp. NBC_00240, the following are encoded in one genomic region:
- the mshD gene encoding mycothiol synthase, with the protein MGAEQSYTRAGSEIHAGPVPESSGGIQEILAAAALEDGREAVSEQGRLRLRSGTARPGVTHLVQSAVGDGPSRRVGYAQLEAGADAASGTAELVVHPAERGRGFGRHLVEAVLAEAGGPVDFWAHGGHPAARRLADAFGGELVRELRQMRRAGKAVDVAQLPAGVTLRTFRPGEDDEQWLRLNALAFAHHPEQGAWTEQDLADRFAEPWFDPAGFFLATRGDRVVGFHWTKVHPRTPAGPALGEVYVVGVDPAEQGSGLGRALTAAGLRHLTGDGPGERGLDTVLLYVDADNPAAVRVYERLGFTVHEVDLMYRVR; encoded by the coding sequence ATGGGTGCTGAGCAGAGCTACACACGTGCCGGGAGCGAGATCCATGCAGGGCCGGTCCCGGAGAGCAGCGGTGGGATCCAGGAGATCCTGGCCGCCGCCGCTCTGGAGGACGGGCGGGAAGCCGTCTCGGAGCAGGGCCGGCTCCGGTTGCGGTCGGGGACGGCGCGGCCCGGCGTCACTCACCTCGTACAGAGCGCGGTGGGGGACGGCCCGTCGCGCCGGGTGGGGTACGCCCAGCTGGAGGCCGGCGCCGACGCGGCGTCCGGTACCGCCGAGCTCGTGGTGCACCCGGCCGAGCGGGGCCGGGGCTTCGGCCGGCACCTGGTCGAAGCGGTGCTGGCGGAGGCCGGCGGCCCGGTGGACTTCTGGGCGCACGGCGGGCATCCCGCGGCCCGGCGGCTGGCCGACGCCTTCGGCGGCGAGCTGGTCCGCGAGCTCCGCCAGATGCGCAGGGCCGGCAAGGCCGTCGACGTGGCGCAGCTGCCGGCGGGAGTGACGCTCCGTACCTTCCGGCCCGGCGAGGACGACGAGCAGTGGCTGCGGCTGAACGCACTCGCCTTCGCCCACCACCCGGAGCAGGGCGCCTGGACGGAGCAGGATCTCGCGGACCGCTTCGCCGAGCCCTGGTTCGACCCGGCGGGCTTCTTCCTCGCCACCCGTGGTGACCGGGTGGTCGGCTTCCACTGGACGAAGGTCCACCCGCGGACGCCGGCCGGGCCCGCGCTCGGCGAGGTGTACGTGGTCGGGGTGGACCCGGCGGAGCAGGGCAGCGGCCTCGGCCGGGCGCTGACCGCGGCCGGTCTGCGGCACCTGACGGGGGACGGCCCGGGCGAGCGCGGACTGGACACCGTACTTCTCTACGTGGATGCCGACAATCCGGCGGCAGTGCGGGTATATGAACGATTGGGGTTCACCGTCCACGAGGTGGACCTGATGTACCGCGTGCGGTAG
- a CDS encoding FAD-dependent oxidoreductase, giving the protein MRHGGVKQVTSAGEAPLRVLVVGGGCAGMSAALRLQRGLRDRLRREEARITVVEPQPYLTYHPLLAEVAAGSIDPRHVVVPLRRVLPDCRVLTARITRIDHATRRAWADPAQHGEPAAPVELAYDVLVVAPGSVSRTAPVPGLAEHGLGFSTVGEAVALRNHVLEQLDLASSTRDPALRQAALTFVFVGAGYAGVGALAELEDMARYAVRGYHNVAQEDLRWVLVEATDRILAEAGSHGSGTELAADTLAQLRDRSVDVRLGTTLESAAGGLMLLSDGSRFAARTLVWTAGVRPAPLLRATDLPLDADGRVRCLPTLQVLGPEGLPLPGVWAAGDCAAVPDPHAAGEPCAPNAQHAFAQAELLADNVLASLGSAGQREYRPDLAGCSTSLGIGRGVAQTRRGRLTGRRAWLLHRLRQLRRLPSADRRVRVLIDWMLAGVFSREVVSLGTVEHPRSEFEAGFVEGGPAGRG; this is encoded by the coding sequence GTGCGTCATGGAGGCGTGAAGCAGGTCACATCGGCAGGGGAAGCCCCCCTCAGGGTTCTGGTCGTCGGCGGCGGCTGCGCCGGCATGTCCGCAGCACTGCGTCTCCAGCGCGGGCTCAGAGACCGGCTCCGGCGCGAGGAAGCCCGGATCACCGTGGTCGAACCGCAGCCGTACCTGACCTACCACCCGCTGCTCGCGGAGGTCGCGGCCGGCTCGATCGACCCCCGGCACGTCGTGGTGCCGCTGCGCCGGGTGCTGCCCGACTGCCGGGTGCTCACGGCCCGGATCACCCGGATCGACCACGCCACCCGGCGGGCCTGGGCCGATCCCGCCCAGCACGGCGAGCCGGCCGCGCCGGTCGAACTCGCCTACGACGTCCTGGTGGTGGCCCCCGGCTCGGTCTCCCGCACCGCCCCCGTGCCGGGCCTGGCCGAGCACGGCCTCGGCTTCTCCACCGTCGGCGAGGCGGTCGCCCTGCGCAACCACGTCCTCGAACAGCTGGATCTCGCCTCCTCCACCCGCGACCCCGCCCTGCGCCAGGCCGCCCTCACCTTCGTCTTCGTCGGCGCCGGCTACGCCGGGGTCGGCGCGCTGGCCGAGCTGGAGGACATGGCCAGGTACGCCGTCCGGGGCTACCACAACGTCGCCCAGGAGGACCTGCGCTGGGTCCTGGTCGAAGCCACCGACCGGATCCTCGCCGAGGCCGGCTCGCACGGAAGCGGCACCGAACTCGCCGCCGACACCCTGGCCCAGCTGCGCGACCGCAGCGTCGACGTCCGGCTCGGCACCACCCTGGAGTCCGCCGCCGGCGGCCTGATGCTGCTCTCGGACGGCAGCAGGTTCGCCGCCCGCACCCTGGTCTGGACGGCCGGGGTCCGGCCCGCGCCGCTGCTGCGCGCCACCGACCTGCCGCTGGACGCCGACGGCCGGGTCCGCTGCCTGCCCACCCTCCAGGTGCTCGGGCCGGAGGGCCTCCCGCTGCCCGGCGTCTGGGCCGCCGGCGACTGCGCGGCCGTCCCCGACCCGCACGCGGCCGGCGAGCCCTGCGCCCCGAACGCCCAGCACGCCTTCGCCCAGGCCGAACTGCTCGCCGACAACGTCCTCGCCTCCCTGGGGTCGGCCGGCCAGCGCGAGTACCGGCCGGACCTCGCGGGCTGCTCGACCTCGCTGGGGATCGGCCGGGGGGTCGCGCAGACCCGGCGCGGCCGGCTCACCGGCCGCCGGGCCTGGCTGCTGCACCGGCTCCGCCAGCTGCGCCGGCTGCCCAGCGCGGACCGCCGGGTGCGGGTGCTGATCGACTGGATGCTGGCCGGAGTGTTCAGCCGGGAGGTCGTCTCGCTCGGGACGGTCGAGCACCCGAGGTCGGAATTCGAGGCGGGTTTTGTGGAGGGGGGTCCGGCCGGGCGTGGGTGA
- a CDS encoding helix-turn-helix domain-containing protein, giving the protein MMEQDRLLGRAGTPYPGQGAVPEQRGAADRPLPAHEVGYAGPAYRAAGQDQAWPTGARPEASGPDGPRGPDAGEVAGGAPTGAAGEGRTPEGAGEGRGTRPVGTRLRVDARRNLESVLRAAREVFGEFGYDAPMEEVARRAGVGVGTVYRRFPSKEVLVQRIASEEVAWLTTQARESLYSGAGPWESLAEYLARAVGTGAGRLLPPEAFRYAEELGRVPGQRGSEPWPGRPRGGEQYQLISGGAPGVPDADPRLLLQLLAALVARAGAAGELRPGVTVSDVVLVLTASVPVRTGHGGSQQADGRGAEDGGIGGWAPDTRTTEGQPHSGPAARLLELLLDGLRAR; this is encoded by the coding sequence ATGATGGAGCAGGATCGACTGTTGGGCCGGGCGGGCACGCCGTACCCGGGCCAGGGCGCGGTGCCCGAGCAGCGCGGCGCCGCCGACCGGCCGCTGCCGGCGCACGAGGTGGGGTACGCGGGACCGGCGTACCGGGCCGCGGGCCAGGACCAGGCATGGCCCACCGGGGCGCGCCCGGAGGCCTCCGGGCCGGACGGACCCCGGGGACCGGACGCCGGCGAGGTGGCCGGTGGGGCCCCGACCGGCGCCGCCGGCGAGGGCCGGACGCCCGAGGGCGCCGGCGAGGGACGCGGGACGCGTCCGGTCGGCACCCGGCTGCGGGTGGACGCCCGGCGGAATCTGGAGAGCGTGCTGCGGGCGGCCCGCGAGGTGTTCGGCGAGTTCGGCTACGACGCCCCGATGGAGGAGGTCGCGCGCCGGGCGGGGGTCGGCGTCGGCACCGTCTACCGGCGCTTCCCCAGCAAGGAGGTGCTGGTCCAGCGGATCGCCTCGGAGGAGGTCGCCTGGCTGACCACGCAGGCCCGGGAGTCGCTCTACAGCGGCGCCGGCCCGTGGGAGTCGCTGGCCGAGTACCTGGCGCGGGCGGTGGGCACCGGCGCGGGCCGACTGCTGCCGCCGGAGGCCTTCCGGTACGCGGAGGAGCTCGGCCGGGTGCCCGGGCAGCGCGGCAGTGAACCGTGGCCCGGGCGGCCGCGGGGCGGCGAGCAGTACCAACTGATCTCCGGCGGCGCGCCGGGCGTGCCCGACGCCGACCCCCGGCTGCTGCTCCAGCTGCTCGCCGCACTGGTGGCGCGCGCCGGTGCGGCCGGCGAGCTGCGGCCGGGCGTCACGGTCTCCGACGTGGTGCTGGTGCTGACGGCGTCGGTGCCGGTGCGCACCGGCCACGGCGGCTCGCAGCAGGCGGACGGCCGGGGCGCGGAGGACGGCGGGATCGGCGGCTGGGCGCCGGACACCCGGACGACGGAGGGTCAACCGCACTCCGGCCCGGCCGCGCGGCTGCTGGAGCTCCTGCTGGACGGGCTGCGCGCGCGCTGA
- a CDS encoding sigma-70 family RNA polymerase sigma factor, with protein MSAEEQNDFSYGLDFGRSAADGPGSPGDGPAAGPDRSPGQLPGPDGAHASGGRPAGPGPGQLPAQVPDQAGAPRRESLAGPPAALGRVPGQAGAGQGSVSAAAFVTPDVPARPTVPAPADPVDGERPPSDAELTALVRAGDDGAYEEIYRRHAESVRRYARTCCRDSFTAEDLAGEVFARTLQALRAGKGPEFAVRAYLLTAVRNVAAAWGRSERREQLVDDFSTFARSSAAGPDLDLADPGADAWAMAMADRRMVMQAFVELPEDDRVVLWHTEVERESPKTVAVLLGKTANATAVQAHRARDRLAAAFLQAHVSGSQEQGCEAYANRLGAYARGSLRKRASAEVGRHLKECDRCTAAYLELSEINHGLRALLPGGVLVWVGVGGFGAAAAAGAGAVAGGAAVATAAVAAGGGGTTGATAGAGAAAGGSAGGTAGGGAGALAPGLGIAAKAGIAATVAALAAAVAAYALTGAPDPVAPPVAAAAPVSSPAVVPPPVPAPPAPLPAPPAAEPEPEPAPAPSPSPTPKPAPVRTPAPSRTPAPPAPPSPTPVAVTPPPASPAPEPPPVPVPPTPEPVPSPVVTPPTPPAPAGDFWADALPFFNPGGNRVPPAGPSLRRGGGWVWQREAVRIGDKRYKHGLSVRAPSSTTVDLNRSCRSFDAVAGLDDLTLPGARAVFSVLGEDGTALWTSPQLRAGDPPVPVHVALAGLGSVRLTVTPLRGPWAGTVVGDWAQARFSCD; from the coding sequence GTGAGCGCCGAGGAACAGAACGACTTCAGCTACGGCCTGGACTTCGGCCGGTCGGCTGCCGACGGGCCCGGGAGCCCGGGCGACGGTCCGGCCGCCGGGCCCGACCGGTCGCCGGGGCAGCTGCCGGGACCGGACGGCGCGCACGCCTCCGGTGGTCGTCCGGCCGGGCCCGGGCCGGGCCAACTGCCCGCCCAGGTACCCGATCAGGCGGGTGCCCCGCGGCGCGAGTCGCTGGCCGGACCGCCCGCCGCGCTCGGCCGGGTGCCCGGACAGGCCGGCGCGGGGCAGGGCAGCGTCAGCGCGGCGGCCTTCGTCACCCCGGACGTCCCGGCCCGGCCCACCGTGCCCGCCCCGGCCGACCCGGTGGACGGTGAGCGGCCCCCCTCCGACGCCGAGTTGACGGCGCTGGTGCGGGCCGGCGACGACGGTGCGTACGAGGAGATCTACCGCCGGCACGCCGAGTCGGTCCGGCGCTACGCGCGCACCTGCTGCCGGGACAGCTTCACCGCCGAGGATCTCGCGGGCGAGGTCTTCGCCCGGACCCTGCAGGCCCTGCGGGCGGGCAAGGGGCCGGAGTTCGCCGTCCGCGCGTACCTGCTGACGGCCGTGCGCAACGTCGCGGCCGCCTGGGGCCGGAGCGAGCGGCGCGAGCAACTCGTCGACGACTTCAGCACCTTCGCCCGCTCCTCGGCGGCCGGCCCGGACCTGGACCTGGCCGACCCCGGCGCGGACGCCTGGGCGATGGCGATGGCCGACCGGCGGATGGTGATGCAGGCCTTCGTCGAACTGCCCGAGGACGACCGGGTGGTGCTCTGGCACACCGAGGTCGAGCGGGAGTCTCCGAAGACCGTGGCGGTGCTGCTCGGCAAGACCGCCAACGCCACCGCCGTACAGGCCCACCGGGCCCGGGACCGGCTCGCCGCCGCGTTCCTGCAGGCCCATGTCTCCGGCAGCCAGGAGCAGGGCTGCGAGGCGTACGCGAACCGGCTCGGCGCGTACGCGCGGGGTTCGCTGCGCAAGCGGGCCTCGGCGGAGGTCGGCCGGCACCTCAAGGAGTGCGACCGCTGCACGGCGGCCTACCTGGAGCTGTCCGAGATCAACCACGGCCTGCGGGCGCTGCTGCCCGGCGGCGTGCTGGTCTGGGTCGGCGTGGGCGGGTTCGGCGCGGCGGCCGCCGCGGGGGCCGGGGCGGTGGCCGGCGGCGCCGCGGTGGCGACCGCCGCCGTCGCGGCCGGTGGCGGCGGCACGACCGGGGCGACGGCCGGCGCCGGCGCGGCGGCCGGTGGCAGCGCGGGCGGGACGGCCGGCGGTGGCGCCGGCGCGCTCGCCCCCGGTCTGGGCATCGCGGCCAAGGCCGGGATCGCCGCCACGGTCGCGGCGCTGGCCGCCGCCGTCGCCGCGTACGCGCTGACCGGCGCACCCGACCCGGTGGCGCCCCCGGTGGCGGCCGCCGCGCCGGTCTCCTCCCCCGCCGTCGTCCCGCCGCCGGTGCCGGCGCCGCCCGCGCCGCTTCCGGCGCCGCCGGCCGCCGAGCCGGAACCCGAACCGGCGCCCGCGCCGAGCCCCTCCCCGACGCCGAAGCCCGCGCCGGTCCGCACCCCGGCGCCCTCGCGCACCCCCGCGCCCCCGGCACCGCCGTCGCCCACCCCGGTCGCGGTGACGCCGCCGCCCGCCTCGCCGGCCCCCGAGCCGCCGCCGGTGCCCGTCCCGCCCACGCCGGAGCCGGTGCCGTCCCCGGTGGTCACCCCGCCGACCCCGCCGGCGCCGGCCGGTGACTTCTGGGCGGACGCGCTCCCGTTCTTCAACCCCGGCGGCAACCGGGTGCCGCCGGCCGGCCCGAGCCTGCGGCGCGGCGGCGGCTGGGTCTGGCAGCGGGAGGCCGTGCGGATCGGGGACAAGCGCTACAAGCACGGCCTCTCGGTGCGCGCGCCGAGCAGCACCACCGTCGACCTCAACCGCTCCTGCCGGTCCTTCGACGCGGTGGCGGGCCTGGACGACCTCACCCTGCCGGGCGCCCGCGCGGTCTTCTCGGTGCTGGGCGAGGACGGCACCGCGCTGTGGACGTCCCCGCAGCTGCGGGCCGGGGACCCGCCGGTGCCGGTGCACGTCGCGCTGGCGGGGCTCGGCTCCGTCCGGCTGACGGTCACCCCGCTGCGCGGGCCCTGGGCGGGCACCGTGGTCGGGGACTGGGCGCAGGCCCGCTTCAGCTGCGACTGA
- a CDS encoding DsbA family oxidoreductase: MKVEIYSDIACPWCYIGKRRFEQALAGFEGRAGVEVVYRPYQLVPDAPDTATPHRAWLAERYGPQSVAMDARVTELGRAEGITYDFDTALHTNTFLGHRLLHLALTEYGAAVQGALKEGLLKAHFSDGVDIGDRARLTEIAVAAGLDGERVAGYLAGEEGAEEVRAELAEARELGISAVPTFVFEGKWAVQGGQEAETFRKVLEQVAAETSTLVQAAPEADSCADGACAV; encoded by the coding sequence ATGAAGGTCGAGATCTACTCCGACATCGCCTGCCCGTGGTGCTACATCGGGAAGCGCCGCTTCGAGCAGGCCCTGGCCGGCTTCGAGGGCCGGGCCGGCGTCGAGGTGGTCTACCGGCCGTACCAGCTCGTCCCGGACGCCCCCGACACGGCGACCCCGCACCGGGCCTGGCTGGCCGAGCGCTACGGGCCGCAGTCGGTCGCGATGGACGCCCGGGTGACCGAGCTGGGCCGGGCGGAGGGCATCACGTACGACTTCGACACCGCCCTGCACACCAACACCTTCCTGGGGCACCGGCTGCTGCACCTCGCGCTGACCGAGTACGGCGCCGCGGTCCAGGGCGCGCTCAAGGAGGGCCTGCTGAAGGCCCACTTCAGCGACGGCGTGGACATCGGCGACCGGGCCCGGCTCACCGAGATCGCGGTGGCCGCCGGCCTCGACGGCGAGCGGGTGGCCGGCTACCTGGCCGGCGAGGAGGGCGCCGAGGAGGTCCGGGCCGAGCTCGCCGAGGCCCGCGAGCTCGGCATCAGCGCCGTGCCGACCTTCGTCTTCGAGGGCAAGTGGGCCGTCCAGGGCGGCCAGGAGGCCGAGACCTTCCGCAAGGTCCTGGAGCAGGTCGCCGCCGAGACCTCCACCCTGGTCCAGGCGGCGCCCGAGGCCGACTCCTGCGCGGACGGCGCCTGCGCGGTCTGA
- a CDS encoding universal stress protein → MVTSPDQPTPVLTVTGGPPAAGPSGVLAACDGSDGSLWALERAMTEAELFRLPLYVLAVVNPSPVGYPPGMAELVRESVEQLVESMADGLRRSVAAVQRARSRPYEGELALHVVLGNVIEVLLAAAVTQHTLVVGTRGNGGFNRLLLGSVSTAAVHHAACPVLVVPPPPAR, encoded by the coding sequence ATGGTGACCAGCCCGGACCAGCCCACGCCCGTCCTGACGGTGACCGGCGGACCGCCCGCCGCCGGCCCGTCCGGCGTGCTGGCCGCCTGCGACGGCTCGGACGGCTCACTGTGGGCGCTGGAGCGGGCGATGACCGAGGCCGAGCTGTTCCGGCTGCCGCTCTACGTGCTGGCGGTGGTCAACCCGTCCCCGGTCGGCTACCCGCCGGGGATGGCCGAGCTGGTCCGGGAGAGCGTCGAGCAGCTGGTCGAGAGCATGGCGGACGGCCTGCGGCGCTCGGTGGCCGCGGTGCAGCGGGCCCGGTCCCGGCCGTACGAGGGGGAGCTGGCCCTGCACGTGGTGCTGGGCAACGTGATCGAGGTGCTGCTGGCGGCGGCGGTCACCCAGCACACGCTGGTGGTCGGCACCCGCGGCAACGGCGGGTTCAACCGGCTGCTGCTGGGGTCGGTGAGTACCGCGGCGGTGCACCACGCCGCCTGCCCGGTGCTGGTCGTCCCGCCGCCACCGGCCCGCTGA
- a CDS encoding asparagine synthase-related protein, which translates to MRWLAGWSGTAPRAGAPADEGPGAVRPIAARPLWTGANPLWAVGDWRPEEIRLVTLRPGAPAVVGTGAPLPDPVEDTPATTRLAVLGHCGASDAELAAGLAAARGGAVRHLSTWPGSYTAVLRTGTRSTLLLTDLAGALPVFHTPWCGGTAYATAALPLADLVGAPIDAGHLAARLACPESPEAFGTGTPYLGVQRVPPGHVLAVRGGRPYTASYDEPAGGPPPRGEAPAVRELTRALLEAVRSRVRPSAPGSPTAARSGAGPERPRLGADLSYGTASATVALLAAAVPPGPAPSVPGAATAAVPAGAGPSGPPSGGFARAARSLPGPRGEVGEAARSGATRGSWARPPAEGPPEPEPLAAVTFGEPDGPAAPGGSAVLLPGTPRLRHTVLAVTPRTLPFAGAGADPLAGRLTDEPGPGLVSAARAEARFAAGGTDHLTGYGARQVLDGHPARLADLIRAGRPRELLPPVAALAGADRAVAGVLAGAVRTPVTVLRAAHRLSRIRYADALDDAAVRLTARRAAAAAATAGAGTAGGLSWCVPGPAARWLSDEALSAVALRLRLAARGPAPAEHPGARRARQALHRHAAAYRTLLQAAEQPGQRLHAPFLDNQVVRAARLLPDEVRLQPGARHTLLHAVLAGAGRTDLPADWGRRVRPDADGPARTGLRMAADGIAELFDRPLLAEAGLIDLAAVRRSLRLAADPGAAPAAETLAGIAELVSTELWLRRVRARRHGSCWTGLPLAERVALSAARFA; encoded by the coding sequence ATGCGGTGGCTGGCGGGCTGGAGCGGGACTGCGCCCAGGGCGGGAGCGCCGGCGGACGAGGGCCCGGGCGCGGTCCGCCCGATCGCCGCCCGCCCGCTCTGGACGGGCGCCAACCCGCTCTGGGCGGTCGGCGACTGGCGTCCCGAGGAGATCCGGCTGGTCACCCTCCGGCCGGGCGCCCCCGCCGTGGTCGGCACGGGCGCCCCGCTGCCCGACCCCGTCGAGGACACCCCGGCCACCACCCGGCTGGCCGTCCTCGGCCACTGCGGGGCCTCGGACGCCGAACTCGCCGCGGGCCTGGCCGCCGCCCGCGGCGGCGCCGTCCGCCACCTCAGCACCTGGCCCGGCAGCTACACCGCGGTGCTGCGCACCGGCACCCGCAGCACCCTGCTGCTGACCGACCTGGCCGGCGCCCTCCCGGTCTTCCACACGCCCTGGTGCGGGGGCACCGCGTACGCCACCGCCGCCCTGCCGCTCGCCGACCTGGTCGGCGCCCCGATCGACGCCGGGCACCTGGCCGCCCGGCTGGCCTGTCCGGAGTCGCCGGAGGCGTTCGGCACCGGCACCCCGTACCTGGGCGTCCAGCGGGTGCCGCCCGGGCACGTGCTGGCCGTCCGCGGCGGCCGGCCGTACACGGCCTCGTACGACGAACCCGCGGGCGGTCCGCCGCCGCGCGGGGAGGCCCCGGCGGTCCGCGAGCTCACCCGCGCCCTGCTGGAGGCCGTGCGCTCCCGGGTGCGCCCGTCCGCCCCGGGCTCGCCGACGGCCGCCCGGTCCGGGGCCGGCCCCGAGCGCCCGAGGCTCGGCGCGGACCTCTCGTACGGGACGGCCTCGGCCACCGTCGCGCTGCTCGCCGCCGCCGTGCCGCCCGGGCCCGCGCCGTCGGTGCCGGGCGCCGCCACCGCGGCCGTGCCGGCCGGTGCAGGGCCGTCCGGGCCGCCGTCGGGCGGGTTCGCCAGGGCCGCGCGGTCGCTGCCCGGCCCGCGGGGCGAGGTCGGCGAGGCGGCCAGGTCGGGGGCGACCAGGGGCTCCTGGGCCCGCCCGCCGGCGGAGGGCCCGCCCGAGCCGGAGCCGCTGGCGGCCGTCACCTTCGGCGAGCCGGACGGTCCGGCCGCCCCGGGCGGGAGCGCCGTCCTGCTGCCCGGCACGCCGAGGCTGCGGCACACGGTGCTGGCGGTGACCCCGCGCACGCTCCCGTTCGCCGGGGCCGGCGCCGACCCGCTGGCGGGCCGGCTGACCGACGAGCCCGGCCCCGGCCTGGTCTCCGCGGCCCGCGCCGAGGCCAGGTTCGCGGCCGGCGGCACCGACCACCTCACCGGCTACGGGGCCCGGCAGGTCCTGGACGGCCACCCGGCCCGGCTGGCCGACCTGATCCGGGCCGGCCGCCCCCGGGAGCTGCTGCCCCCGGTCGCCGCGCTGGCCGGGGCGGACCGCGCGGTGGCGGGGGTGCTGGCCGGCGCCGTCCGCACCCCCGTGACGGTGCTGCGGGCCGCCCACCGGCTGTCCCGGATCCGGTACGCCGACGCGCTGGACGACGCCGCCGTGCGGCTCACCGCCCGGCGGGCCGCCGCCGCGGCGGCCACGGCCGGCGCCGGGACCGCGGGCGGACTGTCCTGGTGCGTCCCCGGCCCGGCCGCCCGCTGGCTCTCCGACGAGGCGCTCTCGGCGGTCGCGCTGCGGCTGCGACTGGCCGCCCGCGGGCCCGCCCCGGCCGAGCACCCGGGCGCCCGGCGGGCCCGGCAGGCGCTGCACCGGCACGCCGCCGCGTACCGCACCCTGCTGCAGGCCGCCGAGCAGCCCGGCCAGCGGCTGCACGCGCCCTTCCTGGACAACCAGGTGGTGCGGGCGGCCCGGCTGCTGCCCGACGAGGTCCGGCTGCAGCCCGGCGCCCGGCACACCCTGCTGCACGCGGTGCTGGCCGGCGCCGGCCGCACCGACCTGCCCGCCGACTGGGGGCGCCGGGTCCGCCCCGACGCCGACGGCCCGGCCCGGACCGGCCTGCGCATGGCGGCGGACGGGATCGCCGAGCTGTTCGACCGGCCGCTGCTCGCCGAGGCCGGGCTGATCGACCTGGCTGCCGTCCGGCGGAGCCTGCGGCTGGCGGCCGACCCGGGCGCCGCGCCGGCGGCGGAGACCCTGGCCGGGATCGCCGAGCTGGTCTCCACCGAACTCTGGCTGCGCCGGGTCCGGGCCCGCCGGCACGGCTCCTGCTGGACGGGCCTGCCGCTCGCCGAACGCGTGGCGCTCTCGGCGGCGCGCTTCGCCTGA
- a CDS encoding MFS transporter codes for MTVSPRGPNERLGTLLTLAQISNAGLARRVNDLGAQRGLTLRYDKTSVARWVSKGMVPQGPVPHLIATAIGGKLGRPVPLEEIGLGDTDPTPELGLAFPREVSEAVRSATDLWRVDLDLRRGPGGGRWSDSLAGTFSVSAYATPVSRWLITPADGSVAREAPPSTADLASYRVGHSDALKLREAAQEARRWDSKYGGGDWRSSMVPECLRVEAAPLLLASYSDAVGRALFGATAELTRLAGWMAFDTGQHEAAQRYYIQALRLARAAADVPLGGYVLASMSLQAGYRGFAEEAVDLAQAALERNRGLATARTMSFFHLVEARAQAKARNAAACATALGAAESALERARAGDCDPAWIDFYAYDRLAADAAECFRDLGVPAKVRQFTREALARPTEGFVRSHGLRLVVSAMAEAEAGDLDAAVAAGERAVDVAGRISSQRSREYVVEMLGRLEPFKGERRVRELTERARAMLVAPA; via the coding sequence ATGACCGTCAGCCCACGAGGACCGAACGAACGGCTCGGCACGCTCCTGACCCTCGCCCAGATCAGCAACGCCGGCCTGGCCCGCCGGGTCAACGACCTCGGCGCGCAGCGGGGGTTGACGCTTCGCTACGACAAGACCTCGGTGGCCCGCTGGGTCAGCAAGGGCATGGTGCCACAGGGCCCGGTGCCGCACCTGATCGCGACCGCGATCGGCGGCAAGCTCGGCCGGCCCGTCCCGCTGGAGGAGATCGGCCTCGGCGACACCGACCCGACCCCCGAACTGGGCCTGGCCTTCCCGCGCGAGGTGTCGGAGGCGGTCCGGTCGGCGACCGATCTGTGGCGGGTCGACCTGGACCTGCGCCGCGGGCCCGGCGGCGGCCGCTGGAGCGACAGTCTGGCCGGCACCTTCTCGGTCTCGGCGTACGCGACGCCGGTCTCCCGCTGGCTGATCACCCCGGCGGACGGCTCGGTGGCCCGCGAGGCGCCGCCCAGCACCGCCGACCTGGCCTCCTACCGGGTCGGCCACTCGGACGCGCTGAAGCTCCGCGAGGCGGCCCAGGAGGCCCGCCGCTGGGACTCCAAGTACGGCGGCGGGGACTGGCGTTCGTCGATGGTGCCGGAGTGCCTGCGGGTCGAGGCCGCGCCGCTGCTGCTGGCCTCGTACAGCGACGCGGTGGGCCGGGCGCTGTTCGGCGCGACGGCCGAACTGACCAGGCTGGCCGGGTGGATGGCCTTCGACACCGGCCAGCACGAGGCGGCGCAGCGGTACTACATCCAGGCGCTGCGCCTCGCCCGGGCGGCGGCCGACGTGCCGCTCGGCGGGTACGTGCTGGCCTCGATGAGCCTGCAGGCGGGCTACCGGGGCTTCGCGGAGGAGGCGGTGGACCTCGCGCAGGCGGCCCTGGAGCGCAACCGGGGGCTGGCGACGGCCCGGACGATGAGCTTCTTCCACCTGGTGGAGGCACGGGCCCAGGCGAAGGCCCGCAATGCGGCGGCGTGTGCGACGGCGCTCGGCGCGGCGGAGAGCGCATTGGAACGGGCGCGCGCCGGGGACTGCGATCCCGCGTGGATCGACTTCTACGCCTACGACCGGCTGGCCGCCGACGCCGCGGAGTGCTTCCGGGACCTGGGCGTGCCGGCCAAGGTCCGCCAGTTCACCCGGGAGGCGCTGGCCAGGCCCACCGAGGGGTTCGTCCGCTCGCACGGGCTGCGGCTGGTGGTCTCCGCGATGGCCGAGGCCGAGGCGGGCGACCTGGACGCGGCGGTGGCGGCCGGCGAGCGGGCGGTCGACGTGGCCGGCCGGATCTCCTCCCAGCGCAGCCGCGAGTACGTGGTCGAGATGCTGGGCCGGCTGGAGCCCTTCAAGGGCGAGCGGCGGGTCCGGGAACTGACCGAACGGGCGCGGGCGATGCTGGTGGCGCCGGCCTGA